A DNA window from Arachis duranensis cultivar V14167 chromosome 3, aradu.V14167.gnm2.J7QH, whole genome shotgun sequence contains the following coding sequences:
- the LOC107477181 gene encoding alanine--tRNA ligase — protein MAEEKGLTVDEDGYNKALEAARERSRNAQATQAGGAIIMDADATSVLHRRGIAPTDDSFKYVWFKDHESVVKAIYTGSEFVESVETDGDIGVVLESTSFYAEQGGQIFDTGSLEGPHASFKVHNVQVFGGFVLHIGSNGNGISVGDKVVCKVDYGRRSLIAPNHTCTHMLNFALREVLGDHVDQKGSIVLPEKLRFDFSHGKPVDPDNLRKIESIVNEQIRDELDVNAKEATLAEAKRINGLRAVFGEVYPDPVRVVSIGEKVEDLLADPENKKWLSISSELCGGTHISNTREAKAFALLSEEGIAKGIRRITAVTTDRASDAIRVANEFEQHVDNAAKLEGSSLEEKVLYLKSNVETLSIPAAKKADIKNKIVQLQDRVRKAQKQIAEENKRKAVTITAEKAELAASDGKTFCVSQVEVGLDVNAVREAVTKVMEQKGISVMVFSTDKSTNKAVVCAGVPEKGDKGKLDVTEWLTNALGPLKGRCGKGKGGLATGQGTDASHVSEAMDLATSFASMKLT, from the exons ATGGCTGAAGAAAAAGGTTTAACTGTTGATGAAGATGGATATAATAAGGCCTTGGAGGCTGCAAGAGAGCGATCAAGGAATGCTCAAGCAACG CAAGCAGGTGGTGCCATTATCATGGATGCTGATGCTACCTCAGTGTTGCATAGAAGGGGCATTGCTCCAACTGATGATAGCTTCAAATATGTTTGGTTCAAG GACCACGAGAGTGTGGTGAAAGCAATATACACTGGTTCTGAGTTTGTTGAATCTGTTGAAACTGATGGTGACATTGGTGTCGTTCTTGAATCTACAAGTTTCTATGCTGAACAAGGTGGTCAG ATTTTCGACACTGGATCACTGGAGGGTCCACATGCATCATTCAAAGTTCACAACGTACAAGTATTTGGAGGATTTGTTCTCCACATTGGTTCTAATGGGAATGGAATCTCTGTTGGTGACAAAGTTGTATGCAAG GTTGATTATGGTAGGCGTTCCCTTATAGCCCCCAACCATACCTGCACACACATGTTAAACTTTGCTCTTAGG GAAGTACTTGGGGATCATGTTGACCAGAAAGGATCCATTGTTCTTCCTGAAAAATTGAGATTTGATTTTTCTCATG GCAAGCCTGTTGATCCCGACAATTTGAGGAAAATCGAATCAATTGTTAATGAGCAAATTAGGGATGAATTAGATGTCAATGCAAAGGAGGCAACTCTTGCTGAAGCCAAGCGTATTAATGGCTTACGAGCTGTGTTTGGAGAA GTTTATCCTGATCCCGTAAGAGTTGTATCAATCGGAGAAAAAGTTGAGGATCTCCTTGCCGAccctgaaaataaaaaatggttaTCTATTTCATCAGAATTATGTGGTG GCACCCATATATCAAACACAAGAGAGGCCAAAGCTTTTGCTCTTTTATCTGAGGAGGGAATTGCAAAGGGAATACGCAGAATAACAGCTGTGACAACTGATCGTGCTTCTGATGCAATAAGAGTTGCAAATGAATTTGAGCAACACGTAGACAATGCAGCCAAGTTAGAGGGAAGTTCACTGGAAGAG AAAGTTTTGTACCTGAAAAGCAATGTGGAAACCTTATCTATTCCTGCAGCCAAGAAAGCTGACATAAAGAACAAGATAGTCCAACTTCAG GATCGGGTGAGAAAAGCACAAAAGCAAATTGCTGAAGAAAATAAACGTAAAGCTGTGACGATTACAGCtgagaaggctgaacttgctgcATCAGATGGGAAAACATTTTGCGTGTCCCAGGTTGAAGTTGGTCTGGATGTAAACGCAGTGCGTGAAGCAGTTACAAAAGTCATGGAGCAGAAG GGTATATCTGTTATGGTATTTAGCACTGACAAGTCTACAAACAAGGCTGTAGTTTGTGCTGGCGTGCCGGAGAAAGGTGATAAAGGCAAGCTGGATGTTACAGAGTGGTTAACCAACGCTTTAGGGCCTCTGAAAGGGAGATGCGGTAAAGGAAAAGGTGGTCTTGCAACAGGCCAG GGTACAGATGCATCACATGTAAGTGAGGCTATGGATCTTGCAACATCATTTGCATCAATGAAATTGACTTAA